One Ananas comosus cultivar F153 linkage group 23, ASM154086v1, whole genome shotgun sequence genomic window carries:
- the LOC109728362 gene encoding probable F-box protein At5g04010, which yields MSSSSSSSSPPPWEALQILGPYIDDPKTLATASCVSSSWRAAFSGDHLWARICSSSYPSLSALHLHGNPSSRPRALFSALRSAKRRRLRGPPKPRLALRDLIFTLDVYRCSGGDGESLLSFAKPGDELALKSGGIFLFEVDLTAGGNAAAAVNCREEMKVVWTAVKVGCACDVGGDVGAFSMMECAAKGRAVGGSGLWFAEKLPGPPCCSSIAAEVGGAEAEVGMGLGGGDGENRVVERVSLGLLSGASCRYVGLDDGLLYLQHFLF from the coding sequence atgtcgtcgtcgtcgtcttcttcttctccaccgccATGGGAGGCGCTCCAGATCCTCGGACCCTACATCGACGACCCCAAAACCCTAGCGACCGCCTCCTGCGTCTCCTCCTCGTGGCGCGCCGCCTTCTCCGGCGACCACCTCTGGGCCCGCATCTGCTCCTCCTCCTACCCCTCGCTCTCCGCGCTGCACCTCCACGGCAATCCCAGCTCTCGCCCGCGAGCGCTCTTCTCGGCGCTCCGCTCCGCcaagcgccgccgcctccgcggcCCCCCGAAGCCCCGCCTCGCGCTCCGAGACCTCATCTTCACCCTCGACGTCTACCGCTGCAGCGGTGGCGATGGCGAGAGCTTGCTCTCCTTCGCGAAGCCCGGAGATGAGCTCGCGCTGAAAAGCGGCGGAATTTTCCTCTTCGAGGTCGATTTGACGGCCGGCGGCAATGCTGCGGCGGCGGTGAATTGTAGAGAGGAGATGAAGGTCGTGTGGACGGCGGTCAAGGTGGGATGCGCTTGCGACGTCGGTGGTGATGTCGGCgctttttcgatgatggaatgcGCGGCGAAAGGGCGGGCGGTGGGCGGGAGCGGGCTGTGGTTCGCGGAGAAGCTGCCCGGCCCGCCGTGCTGCAGCTCCATCGCGGCGGAGGTCGGcggggcggaggcggaggtggggATGGGGTTGGGGGGTGGGGATGGGGAGAATAGGGTGGTGGAGAGGGTCAGTCTGGGGTTGCTGAGCGGAGCGAGCTGTAGGTACGTAGGACTCGACGACGGATTGCTTTATTTACAGCATTTTCTGTTTTAg
- the LOC109728426 gene encoding nucleotide pyrophosphatase/phosphodiesterase-like isoform X1: MDFVLLFSLLLFSCSFIYLGSSYPITTNYSKDELDRLGISQFRYINRRSLASCNKRNPYLAVNISSNSPLPDEVNVTVTVSGVRSPDKSDWIAMISPSNSSVKGCLLNSVYYIQTGDLSNLPLLCHYPVKAQYMSEDPSYLTCGKKECRKRLAGKCLVETCGGTVTFHVINFRTDVEFVFFAGGFDTPCVLGRSDPVPFANPSMPLNGHLSSLDSTATSMRLTWVSGDSNPQLVQYGEGKTATSQVATFTQADMCSSSLLPSPAKDFGWHDPGYIHSAVMTGLQPSQTYYYRYGSDLVGWSSRIEFKTPPAAGSEELHFLIYGDMGKAPLDPSVEHYIQPGSISVVAAMAKEIGAGSVDSIFHIGDISYATGFLVEWDYFLHLITPLASHVSYMTAIGNHERDYVDSGSVYITPDSGGECGVAYESYFPMPTVSEDKPWYSIEQASVHFTVISTEHDWTSNSEQNQWIQNDLSSVDRTRTPWLIFAGHRPMYSSYSSILPNVDAKFVKSVEPLLLTYKVDLVFFGHVHNYERTCAVYGGECKGMPKKDKNGVDTYDNSNYTAPVHVVVGTGGFVLDSFSHNPKSWSLSRFSEFGYARVHATRNDLLLEFLSSNTTEVLDRFHIIKPEAK; encoded by the exons ATGGATTTCGTtttgcttttctctcttcttctcttctcttgcTCCTTCATTTATCTCGGTTCGTCGTATCCGATTACGACGAACTACTCGAAAGATGAATTGGATCGCTTGGGGATATCGCAATTCAGGTATATTAACAGGAGATCGCTGGCTAGCTGCAACAAACGGAATCCGTATCTCGCAGTAAATATCAGCTCGAACTCGCCGTTGCCTGACGAGGTCAATGTTACCGTGACCGTTAGCGGCGTTCGCTCGCCCGATAAGTCGGATTGGATTGCTATGATCTCTCCTTCGAACTCGAG tgtaaagGGTTGTCTCCTAAATTCTGTGTATTATATACAAACTGGAGACCTCAGCAATCTCCCACTCCTATGCCATTATCCTGTGAAG GCGCAGTACATGAGCGAGGACCCTTCCTACCTGACCTGCGGCAAGAAGGAGTGCCGGAAACGCTTGGCGGGGAAGTGCTTGGTTGAGACGTGCGGCGGCACCGTGACCTTCCACGTGATCAACTTCCGCACCGACGTCGAGTTCGTATTCTTCGCCGGCGGGTTCGACACGCCCTGCGTGCTCGGGCGGTCGGACCCTGTCCCCTTTGCCAACCCCTCCATGCCCCTGAACGGCCACCTCTCTAGTCTCGACTCCACCGCAACCTCG ATGAGGCTGACTTGGGTCAGTGGAGATAGCAATCCACAGCTAGTTCAATATGGGGAAGGGAAGACTGCCACATCTCAAGTTGCAACATTCACACAGGCAGACATGTGCA GTAGTTCTCTATTACCGAGTCCGGCTAAGGATTTCGGATGGCATGACCCTGGCTACATTCACTCTGCTGTAATGACCGGGCTTCAACCGTCTCAAACCTACTATTACCGATACGGAAG CGATTTGGTCGGTTGGAGTAGCAGAATCGAGTTCAAAACCCCACCAGCCGCAGGATCAGAAGAGTTACACTTTCTTATATATGGTGATATGGGAAAGGCTCCTTTAGACCCGTCCGTCGAACACTACATCCAG CCTGGATCAATTTCTGTTGTTGCAGCAATGGCAAAAGAGATTGGCGCGGGTAGTGTCGACTCAATTTTCCATATCGGCGACATTAGCTACGCTACTGGATTTTTGGTAGAGTGGGACTACTTTCTTCATCTTATCACGCCGTTGGCATCTCATGTTTCGTATATGACGGCTATTGGCAACCATGAAAG GGATTATGTGGATTCAGGGTCCGTATACATAACCCCAGACTCCGGTGGTGAGTGTGGAGTCGCTTACGAGTCTTATTTTCCGATGCCTACGGTTAGTGAGGACAAACCATGGTACTCGATCGAACAAGCTAGTGTTCACTTCACTGTAATTTCGACAGAGCATGACTGGACTAGCAATTCTGAGCAA AACCAATGGATCCAGAACGATTTGTCGTCAGTGGATAGAACAAGAACACCTTGGCTAATTTTTGCCGG GCATAGACCGATGTACTCCTCGTATAGTAGTATACTTCCAAATGTTGATGCGAAATTTGTCAAATCTGTCGAACCACTATTACTCACCTACAAG GTGGACTTGGTTTTTTTCGGTCATGTACACAATTACGAGAGGACGTGTGCGGTATACGGTGGTGAATGCAAAGGCATGccaaaaaaggacaaaaatggCGTGGACACATACGACAACAGCAACTATACGGCACCGGTTCATGTCGTCGTAGGGACCGGAGGATTCGTCCTGGACAGTTTCTCGCACAAT CCGAAGAGTTGGAGCTTATCAAGGTTTTCTGAATTTGGTTATGCCAGAGTGCATGCCACAAGAAATGACCTATTACTTGAG TTTCTGAGTTCAAACACGACTGAGGTTCTCGATCGATTCCACATTATTAAACCTGAGGCCAAATAG
- the LOC109728426 gene encoding probable inactive purple acid phosphatase 27 isoform X2, translated as MDFVLLFSLLLFSCSFIYLGSSYPITTNYSKDELDRLGISQFRYINRRSLASCNKRNPYLAVNISSNSPLPDEVNVTVTVSGVRSPDKSDWIAMISPSNSSVKGCLLNSVYYIQTGDLSNLPLLCHYPVKAQYMSEDPSYLTCGKKECRKRLAGKCLVETCGGTVTFHVINFRTDVEFVFFAGGFDTPCVLGRSDPVPFANPSMPLNGHLSSLDSTATSMRLTWVSGDSNPQLVQYGEGKTATSQVATFTQADMCSSSLLPSPAKDFGWHDPGYIHSAVMTGLQPSQTYYYRYGSDLVGWSSRIEFKTPPAAGSEELHFLIYGDMGKAPLDPSVEHYIQPGSISVVAAMAKEIGAGSVDSIFHIGDISYATGFLVEWDYFLHLITPLASHVSYMTAIGNHERDYVDSGSVYITPDSGGECGVAYESYFPMPTVSEDKPWYSIEQASVHFTVISTEHDWTSNSEQNQWIQNDLSSVDRTRTPWLIFAGHRPMYSSYSSILPNVDAKFVKSVEPLLLTYKVDLVFFGHVHNYERTCAVYGGECKGMPKKDKNGVDTYDNSNYTAPVHVVVGTGGFVLDSFSHNFLSSNTTEVLDRFHIIKPEAK; from the exons ATGGATTTCGTtttgcttttctctcttcttctcttctcttgcTCCTTCATTTATCTCGGTTCGTCGTATCCGATTACGACGAACTACTCGAAAGATGAATTGGATCGCTTGGGGATATCGCAATTCAGGTATATTAACAGGAGATCGCTGGCTAGCTGCAACAAACGGAATCCGTATCTCGCAGTAAATATCAGCTCGAACTCGCCGTTGCCTGACGAGGTCAATGTTACCGTGACCGTTAGCGGCGTTCGCTCGCCCGATAAGTCGGATTGGATTGCTATGATCTCTCCTTCGAACTCGAG tgtaaagGGTTGTCTCCTAAATTCTGTGTATTATATACAAACTGGAGACCTCAGCAATCTCCCACTCCTATGCCATTATCCTGTGAAG GCGCAGTACATGAGCGAGGACCCTTCCTACCTGACCTGCGGCAAGAAGGAGTGCCGGAAACGCTTGGCGGGGAAGTGCTTGGTTGAGACGTGCGGCGGCACCGTGACCTTCCACGTGATCAACTTCCGCACCGACGTCGAGTTCGTATTCTTCGCCGGCGGGTTCGACACGCCCTGCGTGCTCGGGCGGTCGGACCCTGTCCCCTTTGCCAACCCCTCCATGCCCCTGAACGGCCACCTCTCTAGTCTCGACTCCACCGCAACCTCG ATGAGGCTGACTTGGGTCAGTGGAGATAGCAATCCACAGCTAGTTCAATATGGGGAAGGGAAGACTGCCACATCTCAAGTTGCAACATTCACACAGGCAGACATGTGCA GTAGTTCTCTATTACCGAGTCCGGCTAAGGATTTCGGATGGCATGACCCTGGCTACATTCACTCTGCTGTAATGACCGGGCTTCAACCGTCTCAAACCTACTATTACCGATACGGAAG CGATTTGGTCGGTTGGAGTAGCAGAATCGAGTTCAAAACCCCACCAGCCGCAGGATCAGAAGAGTTACACTTTCTTATATATGGTGATATGGGAAAGGCTCCTTTAGACCCGTCCGTCGAACACTACATCCAG CCTGGATCAATTTCTGTTGTTGCAGCAATGGCAAAAGAGATTGGCGCGGGTAGTGTCGACTCAATTTTCCATATCGGCGACATTAGCTACGCTACTGGATTTTTGGTAGAGTGGGACTACTTTCTTCATCTTATCACGCCGTTGGCATCTCATGTTTCGTATATGACGGCTATTGGCAACCATGAAAG GGATTATGTGGATTCAGGGTCCGTATACATAACCCCAGACTCCGGTGGTGAGTGTGGAGTCGCTTACGAGTCTTATTTTCCGATGCCTACGGTTAGTGAGGACAAACCATGGTACTCGATCGAACAAGCTAGTGTTCACTTCACTGTAATTTCGACAGAGCATGACTGGACTAGCAATTCTGAGCAA AACCAATGGATCCAGAACGATTTGTCGTCAGTGGATAGAACAAGAACACCTTGGCTAATTTTTGCCGG GCATAGACCGATGTACTCCTCGTATAGTAGTATACTTCCAAATGTTGATGCGAAATTTGTCAAATCTGTCGAACCACTATTACTCACCTACAAG GTGGACTTGGTTTTTTTCGGTCATGTACACAATTACGAGAGGACGTGTGCGGTATACGGTGGTGAATGCAAAGGCATGccaaaaaaggacaaaaatggCGTGGACACATACGACAACAGCAACTATACGGCACCGGTTCATGTCGTCGTAGGGACCGGAGGATTCGTCCTGGACAGTTTCTCGCACAAT TTTCTGAGTTCAAACACGACTGAGGTTCTCGATCGATTCCACATTATTAAACCTGAGGCCAAATAG